One segment of Rosa chinensis cultivar Old Blush chromosome 6, RchiOBHm-V2, whole genome shotgun sequence DNA contains the following:
- the LOC112174008 gene encoding uncharacterized protein LOC112174008: MLRDGEETPSRYELLSMVKKHSSLLGKTVVVDADDASDVEMDPRFWHDVLDLYFVRGKDSRGRQDDDLVFFVRKLSSQGFNDDVPPYFVRRWAPKLDNLIGEKSVEVDWRRSFHLNLIAHTTFTVTVAICSHQDLRNHQADQDKPLSPIYKVVKTVYASPSRVNFHLDSQKEVETTPAYPDICFAVDDFDSTFDAVVLTDSDHCYCVILNAHDGAAFPKAKDPDDCSSSDSSSLKVDTSSAKAKSSKLTLFSGFVSYQMVRDAYDAGKSRFGNLLSLAHSPGKQDKLYMKGPGGRGEVEVAVSGVVDQSQQDTGPFSPVTSNRGFGIGFMVRKAASVASVAAKNAYAAAASSHSFDEEMIPLKCCLMSISLPWEHIAYDLLFKGTPPVNL; the protein is encoded by the exons ATGCTCCGAGATGGTGAAGAAACCCCCTCCAG ATACGAGCTGCTCAGCATGGTGAAGAAGCACTCGAGCTTGTTGGGGAAGACAGTCGTCGTCGACGCCGACGACGCCTCCGATGTCGAAATGGACCCCCGCTTCTGGCACGACGTCCTGGATTTGTACTTCGTTCGCGGCAAAGACTCCCGCGGTCGCCAGGACGATGATCTCGTCTTCTTCGTCAGAAAATTG AGCTCGCAGGGCTTCAACGACGACGTTCCTCCTTACTTTGTACGCAGGTGGGCACCTAAG TTGGATAACTTGATAGGTGAAAAATCGGTAGAGGTGGATTGGAGGCGCTCCTTTCACTTGAATTTGATTGCTCACACTACATTTACTGTAACAGTGGCTATTTGCAG TCATCAGGACCTTCGGAATCATCAAGCTGATCAAGATAAACCATTATCTCCAATATACAAG GTAGTAAAGACTGTTTATGCATCTCCCAGCCGTGTCAACTTTCATTTGGACTCGCAAAAG GAAGTGGAGACGACGCCTGCTTATCCAGATATTTGTTTTGCTGTTGATGACTTTGACTCCACTTTTGATGCTGTG GTATTGACTGATTCAGACCATTGCTATTGTGTAATACTCAATGCACATGATGGGGCAGCATTTCCTAAGGCAAAGGATCCTGATGATTGCAGTTCTAGTGATAGTTCCTCTTTGAAGGTTGACACTAGTTCTGCAAAGGCAAAAAGTTCCAAG CTGACTCTTTTTTCGGGATTTGTCAGCTATCAAATGGTACGAGATGCATACGATG CCGGCAAGTCTCGTTTTGGGAACCTTTTATCACTTGCTCATTCCCCTGGCAAACAAGACAAACTGTACATGAAAGGTCCTGGAGGCCGCGGGGAAGTTGAAGTGGCTGTTTCTGGTGTTGTAG ATCAGAGCCAGCAAGATACAGGTCCTTTTTCACCTGTTACATCCAACAGAGGATTCGGAATTGGCTTTATGGTTCGTAAAGCAGCTTCCGTTGCATCTGTGGCGGCAAAGAATGCCTATGCGGCTGCTGCTTCTAGCCATAGTTTTGACGAGGAGATGATCCCTCTCAAATGTTGCTTGATGTCCATTTCATTACCGTGGGAACACATAGCATATGATCTTCTTTTTAAG GGCACTCCTCCTGTGAACTTGTAA
- the LOC112172832 gene encoding U-box domain-containing protein 30 — MPMYQPPGPRRVGDLKFDVGGGGQVLDLETAVKDGILGGGGLLVCGGVAAEKLDLKKMIEELESIEIPSVFICPISLEPMQDPVTLCTGQTYERSNILKWFNLGHYTCPTTMQELWDDSVTPNKTLHQLIHSWFSQKYSAMKKRSEDVQGRALEILETLKKVKGQARVQALKELRQVVTAHSSAKNTVVDNGGIALISSLLGPFTSHAVGSEAIGTLVHLDLSSESKTSLMQPAKISLMVDMLNEGSIETKINCTKLIDVLMEGKDLESEIASSLSLVVGLLRLVKDKRHSKGVLPGLSLLKTICSHESVRSSVVSVGTVPQVVELLPSLNHECLELALHILEVLSTLQEGREALRCCAKTIPSVVALLMKVSETCTQLALSILWAVCKLAPDECASVAVEAGLAAKLLLVIQSGCNPTLKQRAAELLKLCSLNYTTTTFISKCKLTRTIQ; from the coding sequence ATGCCGATGTATCAGCCGCCTGGTCCGAGAAGGGTTGGGGATCTCAAGTTTGATGTGGGCGGTGGTGGGCAAGTTCTAGATCTGGAGACTGCTGTGAAAGATGGGATTCTGGGCGGCGGCGGTTTGTTAGTTTGCGGTGGCGTTGCGGCGGAGAAGTTGGATCTGAAGAAGATGATAGAAGAGCTGGAGTCCATTGAGATTCCCTCGGTGTTCATTTGCCCAATCTCATTGGAGCCAATGCAAGACCCTGTGACGCTTTGCACGGGTCAGACGTATGAGAGATCCAACATTCTCAAATGGTTTAACTTGGGGCACTATACTTGCCCCACAACAATGCAGGAGCTTTGGGACGACTCGGTCACGCCCAACAAGACCCTGCACCAGCTGATTCACAGCTGGTTTTCGCAGAAGTACTCGGCCATGAAGAAGAGGTCTGAGGATGTGCAGGGGAGGGCTTTGGAAATTTTGGAGACATTGAAGAAGGTGAAAGGCCAAGCTAGAGTTCAAGCTCTCAAGGAGCTGAGGCAGGTAGTGACGGCTCACTCTTCGGCTAAGAACACAGTGGTGGACAATGGAGGTATTGCTTTGATTTCTTCTCTATTGGGTCCTTTTACTTCGCACGCTGTTGGGTCCGAAGCAATTGGGACCCTCGTGCATTTGGACCTCAGTTCTGAGTCCAAGACGAGTCTGATGCAACCCGCAAAGATTTCGTTAATGGTTGATATGTTGAATGAGGGGTCGATTGAGACCAAGATCAATTGTACGAAATTGATtgatgttttgatggagggCAAGGATTTGGAGTCAGAAATTGCCTCCAGTTTGAGTCTTGTGGTTGGATTGTTGAGGCTAGTGAAAGATAAGAGGCACTCGAAAGGGGTGTTGCCTGGACTGAGTTTGTTGAAGACAATTTGTTCGCACGAGTCAGTCAGGAGCTCGGTTGTGAGTGTTGGGACAGTTCCTCAGGTGGTTGAGCTCTTGCCGAGCTTGAATCACGAGTGTTTGGAGCTAGCGCTTCATATCCTAGAAGTTTTGTCTACTCTTCAAGAAGGAAGAGAGGCTTTGAGATGTTGCGCCAAGACAATCCCTAGTGTGGTTGCACTGTTGATGAAGGTTTCGGAGACGTGTACGCAGCTTGCATTGTCAATCTTGTGGGCTGTTTGCAAGCTCGCCCCAGACGAATGTGCTTCCGTTGCAGTTGAAGCAGGTCTAGCAGCGAAACTGCTTCTCGTGATTCAGAGTGGATGCAATCCTACACTGAAGCAAAGGGCTGCTGAGCTCTTGAAGTTGTGTAGTCTAAATTACACCACTACTACATTCATTTCCAAGTGTAAGCTTACTAGAACAATACAATGA
- the LOC112174590 gene encoding uncharacterized protein LOC112174590 → MSWLAHSLSKSLRIDGDGGDGEGQDHDDDVVPHHHTNNEADVPPTASTKPQDNEIQSDAEAVEDAQTRGVKEDLSEFQQTLTRQFWGVASFLAPPPPSDRLASPPDCDRSEPADHPPGQSPMALNEDEEEEEEEEEECAVGVTDEVLAFARNIAMHPETWLDFPLDEEEDLGDFEMSDAQQEHAMMIEHLAPRLAALRIELCPCHMSESYFWKVYFVLLHSRLNKQDAEVLSTPQVMEARAMWMQELQCQTPTSISKMSEHEWFGRSTSHLKYSSNAIHEDYEDYSPVSSHTPHYEDTLHKTYPFESTMPSTADETEKHPVESNEMPFIDKSVIEEKPFIRTEDKNVTVGPSSEILVNSYDDDDDDDWPEDDGELYGCSGTAVALINEEDISFSDLEDDDFQAPSKLKFISKE, encoded by the exons atgtcaTGGCTCGCCCACTCGCTCTCTAAATCCCTCCGTATCGACGGCGACGGCGGCGACGGCGAAGGCCAAGATCACGACGACGACGTCGTACCCCACCACCACACCAACAATGAAGCTGACGTCCCGCCCACCGCCTCCACCAAACCCCAAGACAACGAAATCCAATCGGATGCAGAAGCAGTTGAAGACGCCCAAACGCGTGGCGTGAAAGAAGACCTGTCGGAATTCCAGCAGACCCTAACGCGCCAATTCTGGGGCGTCGCCTCGTTTCTTGCGCCACCACCGCCCTCTGATCGATTAGCTTCTCCGCCCGATTGCGATCGATCCGAGCCGGCCGATCACCCACCCGGTCAATCGCCGATGGCGTTGAATGAAGacgaagaagaggaggaggaggaggaggaggagtgcgCCGTCGGTGTCACTGACGAGGTCTTGGCCTTCGCTAGAAACATCGCGATGCATCCAGAGACCTGGTTGGACTTTCCtcttgatgaagaagaagacttgGGAG ATTTTGAAATGTCTGATGCCCAGCAAGAGCATGCTATGATGATTGAACATCTTGCGCCGAGATTAGCTGCTTTGAGAATCGAGCTTTGTCCGTGCCATATGAGCGAGAGTTACTTCTGGAAAGTCTATTTTGTTCTTCTGCATTCGAGGCTCAACAAGCAGGATGCTGAGGTTTTGTCCACACCTCAG GTAATGGAAGCCAGAGCAATGTGGATGCAAGAGCTACAATGTCAGACTCCAACATCAATTTCTAAAATGTCAGAACATGAATGGTTTGGAAGAAGCACTTCACATTTAAAATACAGTTCAAATGCAATACATGAAGATTATGAAGATTACTCTCCGGTCTCATCACATACTCCTCATTATGAGGATACACTTCATAAGACGTATCCTTTTGAATCAACCATGCCTTCCACAGCCGATGAGACTGAGAAGCACCCAGTTGAGAGTAATGAGATGCCATTCATTGATAAGTCCGTTATCGAAGAAAAGCCCTTCATTAGGACTGAGGATAAGAATGTGACAGTCGGTCCATCCTCTGAGATACTAGTTAATAGCtatgacgacgacgacgatgatGACTGGCCAGAGGATGATGGTGAATTATATGGGTGTAGTGGAACAGCTGTTGCTTTGATAAATGAAGAAGACATATCTTTTAGTGATCTTGAGGATGATGATTTCCAGGCACCCTCTAAATTAAAGTTCATCTCAAAGGAGTAA
- the LOC112173523 gene encoding phytosulfokines: MAKLTALFTIAALLLLLSSELTSAVRPEPAFTNSALKTGQHQDVGADQNINAQDGEVSCEGVNEEECLMRRTLAAHVDYIYTQKHNKP, translated from the exons ATGgccaagttaaccgcccttttcACCATCGccgctctcctcctcctcctcagctCTGAGCTAACCTCCGCGGTTCGCCCGGAGCCTGCTTTCACCAACAGCGCGCTCAAAACCGGCCAACACCAa GATGTAGGAGCAGATCAGAACATTAATGCCCAGGATGGCGAGGTTAGCTGTGAAGGAGTGAACGAGGAGGAGTGCCTGATGCGAAGAACGCTGGCTGCTCatgtggattatatatatactcAGAAGCACAACAAGCCATGA
- the LOC112173829 gene encoding protein PHLOEM PROTEIN 2-LIKE A10 yields MELGLVTKALHRRKKWLLILAALGASGYGAYRVYNSPSLVQKRKRFMKVVGALISTAEMASDSAEALSIVSNDLKEFLNSGSDEMPKSLKQISKIARSEEFSASLQRLTEAMTIGVCRGFEFETRNGVGSENSSYSLSERVMEKVFSEAGTGFVSVVVGSFARNMVMGFYSNEHSGQDSDVNRWVDAVCSDPSKELIGNCIQVLVSTAVAAYLDKTKDVNFCDDMFGGMTNSKHQEKVRELLVSVCNGAVETVVKTSHQVLTTSGSNPSSNSGTWSAVDHGARDECLEQEAKQPKEGSSLEAIQNSEWIGKVSSTLAVPRNRKFVREVTGRVTFETVRSFVEFMLWTILEGLKRTLSVVHGEIVGRGLQVIRYFGAKSSAIVTICLALHLYVLGGSRVLLTA; encoded by the coding sequence ATGGAACTCGGGCTCGTGACGAAGGCCTTGCATCGAAGAAAGAAATGGCTTCTGATACTCGCGGCTCTCGGCGCGTCCGGTTACGGCGCCTACAGGGTTTACAATTCGCCCTCTTTGGTCCAGAAGCGAAAGAGGTTCATGAAGGTCGTCGGAGCCCTAATTTCTACGGCGGAGATGGCGTCTGATTCAGCCGAGGCCCTCAGCATTGTCTCCAACGACTTGAAGGAGTTTCTGAACTCCGGTTCCGACGAAATGCCCAAAAGTCTGAAGCAGATTTCCAAGATTGCGAGGTCGGAGGAGTTCTCCGCGTCGCTGCAGAGGTTGACGGAGGCTATGACGATCGGGGTATGCCGAGGGTTTGAGTTTGAGACGAGGAATGGGGTTGGATCGGAGAATTCGAGCTATTCACTTTCAGAGAGAGTTATGGAGAAGGTTTTCTCTGAAGCCGGGACCGGGTTCGTTTCGGTTGTAGTTGGAAGCTTTGCAAGGAATATGGTTATGGGGTTTTACTCAAATGAGCATTCAGGTCAGGATTCGGATGTCAATAGATGGGTCGATGCGGTTTGTAGTGATCCAAGTAAGGAGCTGATAGGCAATTGCATACAGGTTTTGGTGTCTACTGCGGTTGCGGCGTACCTAGACAAAACGAAGGATGTCAATTTCTGTGATGACATGTTTGGTGGAATGACCAATTCCAAGCATCAGGAGAAGGTCAGGGAGCTCTTGGTCTCTGTTTGCAATGGTGCTGTGGAGACTGTTGTGAAAACTTCTCATCAAGTTTTGACGACTTCTGGTTCGAATCCGAGCTCGAATTCGGGGACTTGGTCAGCTGTTGATCATGGAGCTAGGGATGAGTGCCTTGAGCAAGAAGCAAAGCAGCCCAAGGAGGGAAGTTCACTTGAGGCTATTCAGAATAGCGAGTGGATTGGAAAGGTTTCGTCTACATTGGCAGTGCCGCGCAATAGGAAGTTTGTTCGTGAGGTGACTGGGAGGGTGACATTCGAGACTGTAAGATCTTTTGTTGAATTCATGTTGTGGACAATACTAGAGGGGTTGAAAAGAACTCTTAGTGTGGTTCATGGGGAGATTGTGGGTAGGGGGTTGCAAGTTATCAGATATTTTGGTGCAAAGTCTTCGGCTATTGTTACCATATGTCTTGCTTTGCACTTGTATGTTCTAGGAGGTAGTAGAGTTCTCTTGACTGCTTAG
- the LOC112174009 gene encoding basic leucine zipper 4, which translates to MFTSAAMFFNGAEEAVEFQCPVQETGLTATIEELMSLLQEGNSNSNSGSPNSGSEGSNGRGVYSLDERKRRRMTSNRESARRSRWRKKRHLEDLTEEANRLKMENRELKNRLGLVAQKCYVTWRENERLESESLALWARLSDLNQVLVAMQTMRSQY; encoded by the coding sequence ATGTTTACTTCAGCGGCTATGTTCTTCAACGGTGCCGAGGAAGCGGTCGAGTTCCAATGCCCAGTCCAAGAGACCGGGCTCACGGCTACAATAGAGGAGCTCATGTCCCTGCTGCAAGAAGGAAACTCAAACTCGAACTCGGGGAGTCCAAACTCCGGTTCCGAGGGCTCGAACGGCCGGGGGGTCTACTCGCTGGATGAGAGAAAGCGGAGGCGCATGACTTCGAACCGGGAGTCGGCCAGGCGGTCCaggtggaggaagaagaggcATTTGGAGGACttgacggaggaggcgaaccgtTTGAAAATGGAGAACCGGGAGCTGAAGAACAGGTTGGGCTTGGTTGCTCAGAAGTGTTACGTAACATGGAGAGAAAATGAGAGGTTGGAATCCGAATCCCTAGCTCTGTGGGCTAGACTTTCGGATCTGAACCAGGTTTTAGTTGCCATGCAGACGATGCGGTCACAATATTAA